Sequence from the Anaeromusa acidaminophila DSM 3853 genome:
ACAAGTTGGCGATGGCAGTACGGTGCACTTCACCTACGCCCATGAATGTGCCATGGACGAAGGCGTGACAGTGGGGCCTTATGTGCATTTGCGGCCGCATACACAGTTGCAGGCAGGCGTCAAAGTAGGGAACTTTGTGGAAGTCAAAAATTCGGTGATAGGACCTGGCAGCAAGCTGCCGCATTTGAGCTATATTGGCGATACCGATATGGGCGGTGGCGTAAACATCGGCTGCGGTACGATTACAGTAAATTACGACGGTAAAAAGAAGCATCGTACGACCATTGAAGACGAGGCTTTTGTCGGCTGTAACAGCAATCTGGTGGCGCCAGTGACGGTGGGAGCCGGCGCTTATGTGGCGGCAGGCTCTACGATTACAAAAGACATTCCTGCCAGTGCTTTGGGCGTGGCCCGGGCGCGACAGGCGAATATTGACGGTTGGGCGGCAAAACGTAAATAGCGCAAAGACGCAGGAAAGGCAGGAAGAAAAAACATGGTATTGCAAGGCAGTGAAGACATTTGTTTGTTTGCGGGGAATTCCCATCCGGAGCTGGCTCATGAGATGGCCAGCTATATGGGGATTAAGGTAGGGGATGCCTTTGTCGGGCATTTTAACAATGGAGAAACGCAGGTTATGATTGACCAAAGCGTACGAGGTAAATCGGTTTTTATTGTACAACCTACTTGCGGACCCAACATTAACGATCATGTCATGGAACTGCTCATTATGGTAGATGCGGTGAAACGCGCCTCGGCTCGCTCTGTGACGGCCGTCGTGCCGTACTATGCATATGCGAGACAAGATCGCAAAACCAGAGGCCGGGAACCTATTTCGGCTAAATTGATGGCTAATTTGCTTACGACAGCCGGAGTAGATCGGGTCATTACCATGGATCTTCATGCTGGCCAAATTCAAGGGTTCTTTGATATCCCCTTGGATCATTTACCAGGTGTGCCGATTTTAGCAGACTACTTGAAAACAAAAAACCTACAGGATTTGGTAGTCGTTTCACCAGACTTGGGTGGCGTAACGAGGGCGCGCCAACTGGCGGATCGCTTGCATGCGCCGATCGCCATCATTGAAAAGCGCCGTCCGATGCCGGGCGTAGCGGAAGTAATGAATCTGATTGGCAATATTGACGGCAAAAATGCAGTCATGGTTGACGATATTGTCGATACAGCCGGCTCGCTGACGGAAGGCGCTAGAGCACTGCAGCGTTTGGGCGCTAAGTCGGTTTTGGCTTGCTGCACCCATGCCGTGCTGAGCCCCCCGGCGGTACAGCGTATTAAGGACTCTAACATTGAAGAATTAATTATTACTAATACAATTCCCTTGCCTCCGGAAAAGAAATTAGATAAAATCAAAGTATTATCGGTGGCGCCTATGTTTGGAGAGGCCATGATTCGTATTTACAAGCAGCTTTCAGTCAGTTCCTTGTTTGACTGAGAAAAAACTCTTTCAATAAGAGAAAACAGAGTTGGCAGAGGTGAAGCGGATCCTCTGTTTACTCTGTTTTCTCTATATCTTATTCAATTTCTATTTTGCGTATGGCGGCTAGTCATGCAGGAGGCAAGAGTGTGGACGGTTTTTTTTGGCGTATGGAAGATTTGGCCGGTTGGTTCACTGTGCTTATTGTGCTCGGCTTGGTCTTAGAGTATAAAGGGTGGGGGAAAAAGCGGCTGCGCCATGGCGGTCTAGTGCTGGCAGGGCTGGCATGCGTCGCTCTTATGGGGACGTTCGCTTGTACTATACTGCCGGAGGCAGACTTTTTTCATACGGTTTGCTCGCAAAAAGGAACATCCGATAAATTGGTGGCGTTGACCTTTGATGATGGGCCGGATGCGGTCTTTACGCCGCAAGTGTTGCAAATTTTACGCGAATATGGCGTAACGGCGACCTTTTTTCTTTTGGGGCAAAATGTAGAGCGCTACCCGGAACTAGCGGCTTCTTTAGTCCAAGATGGGCATCAACTGGGAAATCATACGTTTCGTCATTCGGACTTGCTAAAATCCAGCCGGGAAGAGTTGGCTGAGGAGCTGGATCATACCAACCAGGCTATTTTTGCGGCTACCGGGGTCAAACCGACAGTCTTTCGCCCGCCTCATGGTTTTCGCGATGCAGCGGTTCTGCATGCCGTCAATCAACGGGGCATGCGTATTATTGATTGGTCCGTTATGAGCTGGGATTGGGAGCGAATTAATGCGGAAACTATTGCCAGGCGTACCTTGGAGCAGGTCAAGCCGGGGGCGATTATTTTGCTTCATGACGGTGAAGGCTTGAGTAGTAAGGCAGACCGCTCGCAGACCATAGCGGCGCTGCGGCGTATTATTCCGGAGCTCCAGGCGCAGGGGTATCACTTTGTGACAGTAGAAACTTTATTAGCTCGATCGGGGGAAGCGCGTTGAAGTTGATTGTCGGCTTGGGAAATCCAGGCAGAGAATATAGCGAAACTAGGCATAACATTGGCTGGCTGGTATTGGATGAGCTGGCTAAGCGGTGGGAAGGAAACTGGCGGTTCAAGGACAATGCAGAGGTCTTGGAAGCGCGTTGCGATGGAGAGGCGCTGCTTCTCGTTAAACCGCAGACCTATATGAACCTCAGCGGCGAGGCGGTGGCGCCTTTGGCCCGTTTTTATAAAGTGGCGATGGAAGACATCATTGTAATCTATGATGATATGGATTTGCCTACCGGAAAGCTGCGTCTGCGGATGAAGGGCGGCAGCGGCGGACATCGAGGAATTGAATCGCTCTTGTGTCATTTGGGACAGGATGCGTTCAATCGAGTTCGTCTGGGCATAGGACGTCCCCCGGCTGGCTGGGCGGTGCCGGACTATGTATTGAGCCGCTTTCACCAAGAGGAACAAGAAGAGCTAAAAGCTGTATTGGAAAAAGCGGCGGATGCTGTAGAGGGAATTTTAAAATTGGGTATGTCGAACGCCATGAATCGATTCAATCGCTAAAAGCTGGGGTTAGCCCAGCTTTTTTTCATAGGCTTCGCCAGCGGCGGTAACGTGCGCTTGGGATAAATCCACTCCGGCAGGGTAGGGATTATCCTCCTCGTAGGTATAGATAACGCCTTCCAGATGCCCTTGCTTTTCTAAGTGCTTTAAGGCCATGGAGAAGATGCGAGGATCAAAGCCCAAGGCAGCGGCGGTTATGGCTGAAAAATCTTGCTGCTTTTGCTGAGCTTGGCAAAGGCGAATTAAAATGAGATCATGGGGGCCGGTGAGGGACACGTTTTCCCAAGGGCCGTCTTGGTTTTCTATATGAGTTTGTGTGAGCTTTAACAGTAAATCCGAACGCATAATTGATCCTCCTTAATTCCTCATGTAAATGTTTTGTAAAAAAATAGGCTTATTTTGCAATACTGCAGGAGATGACTGACCAAGGGCGAATCCAATGAAAAGACAGAAAAAACTGTCTGATTCTAAGTGCATAACCTGAAGGAGGGCATGACTGTGAAAAAGATTTTACTCTTGGCGGGAGATTGTGCGGAAGATTACGAAGTAAAAGTTCCGCAGCAGGCGCTGCAAATGCTGGGGTACGAAGTGGTTGTTGTGGCTCCTAATAAAAAAGTAGGCGAAACGCTGCAATTGGTTGTACATGATTTTATCGGGCTGGATACATACGTGGAACTGACTGGCCATCGTATTCCAGTTGACGCAGCCTTGGAAAGCGTAAAGGCTGCCGATTTTGTGGGCCTCGTAGTTCCTGGAGGACGCGCTCCTGAGTATGTGCGCATGTATCCTCAGGCTATTGCCATTGTGAAAGAATTTTTTGCGCAAGGTAAGCCTGTGGCTGCCATTTGTCACGGACCGCAGCTTTTGGCGGCTTGTGAAGTGATGAAGGGTAAAAAAGTAACGTCCTATCCGGCTTGCGCCGCAGAATGTCGCTTAGCAGGCGCTTCTTGGGAAGACGCTCCGGTTGTGACGGACGGGCAGTTGGTTACCGCCCAAGCTTGGCCTAACCATCCGGAATGGCTGCGCTCTTTTGTAGAACTTTTGGGCGCTAAAATCAGCATCTAATAGCAGTACTTGCTCAGCAGGCCGTCGGCATTTGCCGGCGGCCTGCTGTTTTAATCTGTACTTTTTTCGTTTTTCTTCTTAGATAAGGAGACCAATGGTTTCATGAACACTCCGGCAAAATGAAGAGTTTTTTCGTCAGGAGAGAAAGGAAACACAGGATAGCAGAGCTTTTCCGAGTCTTTCAGACGATGTATGGCAGAAAAAGAATCGTTTTGTCGAGAGATGTGAATGGACCGGTGGTTCCCTAAATTATTTTACGATAAGCACCGGGATCGGCGAATAGGTCACAAGCTTGTGGGCTACGCTGCCGAGCAGCAGGCCTTCAAAGCCGCCGGCGCCGCGGGTGCCGCTGATTAAAAAGGTAAAACCGCCTTCGCTGGCATGCTCAATTAAGGTATCGACAATATGTCCTTCCAAAAGAGCGGTAGTAGCCGTTTGGCCTCGTTCTTGGCAGTGGGCGGCTGCTTTTTCCAGCATAGTTTGGCCGTTTTTACGATTGACCTCCATCAGCGCGTACGTATCTGTCGGAAAATCGGCGAAGAGGCTGGGGAATGGAGGAATTACCGTGACGATTTCCAATTCGTACAGTAATTGCGCATTGAGGTCCAGCGCCCAATCTAACGCACGCTGGCTGTGTTCGGAACCGTCATAAGCTAACATCAATTTTTTGTTTGCCATGTGTATCCACCTCGCATTCAAAATTCCTTGCTTTATTTAATTGTAACGAATGCTATGAAAAAAGAAAAGGAAAAAGACGCAATACTCGGGCGGTAATTATGCAAGGCAAAGTCATGCTGCAACGAGTGGAACATGATATAATGGCTGCAGAACCAGATAAAGGAGAACGAAAGCATGCTTACAGCATTATATGCCGCTCCGGACGGGGAAATCTTTGATGCGCCGGGGCAGGCGGCGGTGGCTCGCCATGGTCAGCGGCAGCGATTACTCAGAGAAGACGAAGTCATGCCGCTGCCGGAGGGTGCGGAATTGTGCCTTTTGCCAGGACGGCGGGCGGTTACAATGAATGAGGCTGGTCAAGTGGAGCGCCTAGGTCCGGGCTTATTGGCGGTTGCCGCCATTTTGCCGATGGGCTATACGCGCACTCTTGTGCCCGCTTTTGAACGGGAGGAGAAGGCGCCGCTATTGCCGCTTTTTGGCTATGCGGCGGTAGCGCTAAAGGGCGAAGAACTGGTTGTGGCGGCGGTACCGGGCGACGATAATGAGAAATGGCATCCATATCGCTACAATACTAAAGACTTACGAAAAAAAGTAAAGACCGTTACGGCAGCGCTGCCGCAAAACCGAATTGTAAAACAATTAGGAGACTGCTCGCTGAAATGGCATTGCTGTACGGCGCAGAATTTGTTTTACCGCCGCTGGGAAGCGGGAATTCCCACTTCGCCCACGTGCAATGCGCAGTGTCTGGGATGCATCTCGCTGCAACCGGCGGAGTGCTGTCCTTCGCCGCAAAGTCGTATTGCTTTTGCTCCTACAGCAGAGGAGATTGCCCAGGTTGGTTTGTATCATTTGGAAACGGCGCCTGACGGGATTATCAGCTTTGGTCAAGGGTGCGAAGGCGAACCGGCTTTGGCCTATGAACGTATTGCGCCGGCTATGCGGCAGATTCGAGCGCAATGCAGCAAAGGTCAGATCAATATCAATACCAATGCCGGTTGTACGAAAGGCATTAAGGCGCTTGTCGACGCGGGCCTTGACAGTATGCGC
This genomic interval carries:
- a CDS encoding ribose-phosphate pyrophosphokinase; this translates as MVLQGSEDICLFAGNSHPELAHEMASYMGIKVGDAFVGHFNNGETQVMIDQSVRGKSVFIVQPTCGPNINDHVMELLIMVDAVKRASARSVTAVVPYYAYARQDRKTRGREPISAKLMANLLTTAGVDRVITMDLHAGQIQGFFDIPLDHLPGVPILADYLKTKNLQDLVVVSPDLGGVTRARQLADRLHAPIAIIEKRRPMPGVAEVMNLIGNIDGKNAVMVDDIVDTAGSLTEGARALQRLGAKSVLACCTHAVLSPPAVQRIKDSNIEELIITNTIPLPPEKKLDKIKVLSVAPMFGEAMIRIYKQLSVSSLFD
- a CDS encoding polysaccharide deacetylase family protein, with the translated sequence MDGFFWRMEDLAGWFTVLIVLGLVLEYKGWGKKRLRHGGLVLAGLACVALMGTFACTILPEADFFHTVCSQKGTSDKLVALTFDDGPDAVFTPQVLQILREYGVTATFFLLGQNVERYPELAASLVQDGHQLGNHTFRHSDLLKSSREELAEELDHTNQAIFAATGVKPTVFRPPHGFRDAAVLHAVNQRGMRIIDWSVMSWDWERINAETIARRTLEQVKPGAIILLHDGEGLSSKADRSQTIAALRRIIPELQAQGYHFVTVETLLARSGEAR
- the pth gene encoding aminoacyl-tRNA hydrolase; protein product: MKLIVGLGNPGREYSETRHNIGWLVLDELAKRWEGNWRFKDNAEVLEARCDGEALLLVKPQTYMNLSGEAVAPLARFYKVAMEDIIVIYDDMDLPTGKLRLRMKGGSGGHRGIESLLCHLGQDAFNRVRLGIGRPPAGWAVPDYVLSRFHQEEQEELKAVLEKAADAVEGILKLGMSNAMNRFNR
- a CDS encoding DJ-1/PfpI family protein, with the translated sequence MTVKKILLLAGDCAEDYEVKVPQQALQMLGYEVVVVAPNKKVGETLQLVVHDFIGLDTYVELTGHRIPVDAALESVKAADFVGLVVPGGRAPEYVRMYPQAIAIVKEFFAQGKPVAAICHGPQLLAACEVMKGKKVTSYPACAAECRLAGASWEDAPVVTDGQLVTAQAWPNHPEWLRSFVELLGAKISI
- a CDS encoding universal stress protein, which translates into the protein MANKKLMLAYDGSEHSQRALDWALDLNAQLLYELEIVTVIPPFPSLFADFPTDTYALMEVNRKNGQTMLEKAAAHCQERGQTATTALLEGHIVDTLIEHASEGGFTFLISGTRGAGGFEGLLLGSVAHKLVTYSPIPVLIVK
- a CDS encoding radical SAM protein produces the protein MLTALYAAPDGEIFDAPGQAAVARHGQRQRLLREDEVMPLPEGAELCLLPGRRAVTMNEAGQVERLGPGLLAVAAILPMGYTRTLVPAFEREEKAPLLPLFGYAAVALKGEELVVAAVPGDDNEKWHPYRYNTKDLRKKVKTVTAALPQNRIVKQLGDCSLKWHCCTAQNLFYRRWEAGIPTSPTCNAQCLGCISLQPAECCPSPQSRIAFAPTAEEIAQVGLYHLETAPDGIISFGQGCEGEPALAYERIAPAMRQIRAQCSKGQININTNAGCTKGIKALVDAGLDSMRVSIISAREAVYQAYYRAENYTLQDVEESILYAKAHGVYVSLNMLFFPGLNDRPEEVEAWEGFLERTGVDMIQLRNLNIDPDWLLETLPPQQAEPIGVPAFLQQVAKRFPALVLGSFSHYVKSEED